From Propionispora vibrioides, the proteins below share one genomic window:
- the uvrC gene encoding excinuclease ABC subunit UvrC: protein MHTDLTEKLAHLPDQPGVYLMKDAQGKIIYVGKAVVLKNRVRSYFQSSRNHSPKVRSMVARIADLEYIVTASEMEALILECNLIKKHRPKYNISLRDDKSFPYIKVTLNEPFPRVYATRKVVKDGARYFGPYTNAGAVHETLKLLKRLFPLRTCRRLDAPRPCLQYHIKRCLAPCAGKVNEAEYGDMIKAVCLFLEGRSEDMVKSLRRKMDQAAENLEFEQAARLRDQLQAVEKITEKQNIVTGAGDQDAVGLARSAAGICVQVFFIRSGKMVGRDHFLLSGGEEEEDADLLTAFLKQYYSQSTFIPREILLPLELAEQELLTEWLSGLRGGKVWLEVPKRGTKKDLVQMAAGNALLVLNEQALKIQDQADRTEGAVRELGRYLAMDGLPERIECFDISHIQGAETVASMVVFEGGLPKKEDYRRFKLRTVEGKPDDFKSMQEVVGRRYRDGSAPLPDLIIIDGGKGQLSSALEIIRGAGLHDVMVVGLAKEFEHIFREGMSEPLILPRHSQSLYLVQRIRDEAHRFAITYHRKLRSKRNMVSVLDHIPGIGEKRRKALWQEFGSLAKIKQAAVEELAAAPGMTRPAAEAVYAFFRRDPAAPKL from the coding sequence ATGCATACAGATTTAACGGAAAAGTTGGCCCATTTGCCTGATCAGCCGGGCGTTTATCTGATGAAGGACGCCCAGGGAAAGATTATTTATGTCGGCAAAGCGGTGGTACTGAAAAACCGGGTCCGCTCCTATTTTCAATCCAGCCGCAACCATTCGCCGAAAGTGCGGTCCATGGTGGCCCGTATTGCCGACTTAGAATATATTGTAACCGCTTCCGAGATGGAGGCGCTTATTTTAGAATGCAATCTGATCAAAAAACATCGTCCTAAATATAATATCAGCCTGCGGGACGACAAAAGTTTCCCTTATATTAAGGTCACTTTGAACGAACCATTTCCCAGAGTGTATGCCACCCGGAAGGTGGTTAAAGACGGCGCCCGCTATTTCGGTCCTTATACCAATGCGGGAGCGGTGCACGAAACGCTGAAGCTTTTGAAACGGCTGTTTCCGCTGCGGACCTGCCGGCGCTTGGATGCGCCGCGTCCCTGTCTGCAATATCATATCAAACGCTGTCTGGCGCCCTGCGCCGGCAAGGTGAATGAGGCCGAGTACGGCGATATGATCAAGGCAGTTTGCCTGTTCCTGGAGGGGCGCAGCGAGGATATGGTAAAAAGCCTGCGCCGGAAAATGGATCAGGCCGCGGAAAATCTGGAGTTTGAGCAGGCCGCCCGGTTGCGTGACCAGTTGCAGGCGGTGGAGAAAATTACGGAAAAACAAAATATCGTAACAGGCGCCGGTGACCAGGATGCGGTGGGACTGGCCCGGTCGGCCGCCGGTATCTGTGTCCAGGTCTTCTTTATTCGCAGCGGCAAAATGGTGGGCCGCGATCATTTTCTGCTCAGCGGCGGCGAGGAGGAAGAGGATGCCGATTTGTTGACGGCTTTTCTCAAGCAGTATTACAGTCAGTCTACTTTTATTCCCCGCGAAATCCTGCTGCCGCTGGAACTGGCCGAACAGGAACTGTTGACTGAGTGGCTGAGCGGTCTGCGGGGTGGCAAAGTATGGCTGGAGGTGCCTAAGCGGGGTACGAAGAAGGATCTGGTTCAGATGGCGGCAGGCAATGCCTTGCTGGTGCTTAATGAGCAGGCGCTTAAAATTCAGGATCAGGCCGACCGCACCGAGGGTGCCGTTCGTGAATTGGGCCGCTATCTGGCGATGGACGGTCTGCCGGAGCGTATCGAATGCTTCGACATTTCCCACATTCAGGGAGCGGAAACGGTGGCGTCCATGGTCGTTTTCGAAGGCGGCCTGCCCAAGAAGGAGGACTACCGGCGGTTTAAGCTGCGTACAGTGGAAGGCAAGCCGGACGATTTCAAATCCATGCAGGAAGTGGTAGGACGACGCTACAGGGACGGCAGCGCTCCCTTGCCCGACCTCATCATCATTGACGGCGGCAAGGGGCAGCTCAGTTCGGCTCTGGAGATTATCCGCGGCGCCGGTCTGCATGACGTGATGGTGGTCGGTTTGGCCAAGGAGTTTGAGCATATTTTCCGGGAAGGGATGAGCGAACCGCTGATTTTGCCGCGCCACTCCCAGTCGCTCTATTTAGTGCAGCGCATCCGGGATGAAGCCCATCGCTTTGCCATCACCTATCACCGGAAATTACGGTCGAAGCGGAACATGGTGTCGGTACTTGATCACATTCCGGGTATCGGGGAGAAACGCCGCAAGGCGCTGTGGCAGGAATTCGGCAGTCTGGCCAAGATCAAACAGGCCGCGGTGGAAGAGCTGGCGGCTGCACCGGGCATGACCCGGCCGGCGGCGGAGGCGGTCTATGCTTTTTTCCGCCGTGATCCGGCGGCGCCGAAGCTGTAA
- a CDS encoding acetyl-CoA carboxylase biotin carboxylase subunit codes for MFKRVLIANRGEIAIRIIRACQELGVETVAVYSSADADAVHVKLADQAINIGPADATRSYLNMAAILDAAQLAEVDAIHPGYGFLSENADFAEAVIKAGFVFVGPRPETIRKVGNKDAARELMKQAGLPMALGSDPVNSLEEAVSTAAKIGYPIIIKPIAGGGGKSMFVAQNEADIHTAALKIDFTTAGFYLEKYIANARHIEVQIVADNYGDVIHLGERECSIQRRNQKILEEAPSCVITPEMRQKVSALAIRAAKSANYTNIGTVEFLMDKNTCEFYFMEINPRIQVEHAITEITTGVDLVKTQLRIASGDPLPIRQEYMKFNCHAIECRINAEDPDNSFLPSPGEITFYHQPGGPNVRVDDGVCTGSIVQPYYDSMIAKIITCGRTRGDAIKTMRRALSEFRIVGVKTTIDFHRKLLDNPYFCSGDIDTQFIAKRMTPSSED; via the coding sequence ATGTTCAAGCGTGTATTAATTGCCAATCGCGGTGAAATCGCGATACGAATCATCCGGGCCTGCCAGGAGCTGGGAGTTGAAACAGTCGCTGTCTATTCCAGTGCAGATGCCGATGCGGTACATGTGAAGCTGGCAGATCAGGCCATCAATATTGGCCCGGCCGATGCCACCCGCAGTTATCTCAATATGGCCGCTATTTTAGATGCGGCTCAACTGGCCGAAGTAGACGCCATTCACCCCGGTTATGGCTTTTTATCGGAAAATGCCGACTTTGCCGAAGCTGTCATCAAAGCCGGCTTTGTGTTTGTCGGTCCCCGTCCGGAAACTATCCGCAAAGTGGGCAACAAGGATGCGGCCCGCGAGCTGATGAAACAGGCTGGCTTGCCGATGGCCCTTGGCAGCGACCCTGTCAACAGCCTGGAAGAGGCAGTCAGCACGGCAGCCAAAATCGGCTATCCCATCATTATCAAGCCGATTGCCGGCGGCGGCGGCAAATCCATGTTCGTGGCTCAAAATGAAGCGGATATCCACACGGCGGCGCTTAAAATTGATTTTACCACAGCCGGCTTTTATTTAGAAAAATATATCGCCAACGCCCGCCATATCGAAGTTCAGATCGTGGCCGACAACTACGGCGACGTCATTCATCTGGGAGAACGGGAATGCTCCATTCAGCGGCGCAATCAGAAAATCCTGGAAGAAGCGCCTTCCTGCGTCATTACGCCGGAAATGCGTCAAAAAGTGAGTGCCTTGGCCATCCGGGCAGCTAAAAGCGCCAATTATACCAACATTGGTACTGTGGAATTCCTAATGGACAAAAACACCTGCGAATTTTATTTCATGGAAATCAATCCCCGCATTCAGGTGGAACACGCCATTACTGAAATCACCACCGGCGTCGACCTGGTGAAGACGCAGCTACGCATCGCCTCCGGCGATCCGCTGCCCATCCGTCAGGAATACATGAAGTTTAACTGTCATGCCATTGAATGCCGGATCAACGCGGAAGACCCTGATAATTCCTTCTTGCCTTCGCCTGGTGAAATCACTTTTTATCATCAGCCCGGCGGTCCCAATGTCCGGGTGGACGACGGCGTCTGCACCGGCTCAATTGTCCAGCCGTACTATGATTCGATGATCGCCAAGATCATTACCTGCGGTCGCACCCGGGGCGACGCCATTAAGACCATGCGGCGGGCCTTGTCCGAATTCCGGATTGTCGGCGTGAAAACCACCATTGATTTTCACCGGAAGCTGCTGGATAATCCCTACTTCTGTAGCGGCGATATTGACACCCAGTTTATCGCCAAGCGGATGACGCCTTCCTCCGAAGATTAA
- the uvrA gene encoding excinuclease ABC subunit UvrA, which produces MKEKIIIKGARQHNLKNIDIELPRDQLVVITGLSGSGKSSLAFDTIYAEGQRRYVESLSSYARQFLGQMDKPDVDYIEGLSPAISIDQKTTSRNPRSTVGTVTEIYDYLRLLFARAGRPHCPKCGQAISQQTVEQMVDQLTALPEGTKLIVMAPVVRGKKGEHQKILDDIRKNGYVRVRIDGQVQDVTDEITLEKNKKHTIEVVIDRLVVRDGIGQRMADSLETALQLGKGVVLVDLVGDREVTFSQNFACVDCGISLPEIAPRMFSFNNPFGACPDCTGLGNNMEIDPSLVIPDGSKAFIDGAIAALSKNLNSYFMCQLEAVLTHYGASLYSTWDSLSEELKQLIMNGSQEEKFTFTYENMYGETKRYHLPFEGVIPLLNRRYRETASDWSKEDIEEYMSSKPCPTCKGARLKPETLAVRVGGKNIYEVTRLTIVECRDFFAGLVLTEREMTIARQILKEINARLGFLVNVGLDYLTLDRAAGTLSGGEAQRIRLATQIGSGLVGVLYILDEPSIGLHQRDNNRLLATLKHLRDVGNTLLVVEHDEDTMYAADHIVDIGPAAGSGGGQIIAQGTVEEIKACRDSVTGQYLSGAKYIPVPAVRRKPNGKWLEVIGARENNLKKINVKFPLGVFTAVTGVSGSGKSTLVNEILYKGLASRLYGGSRQRPGEHNEIRGIEHIDKIIDIDQSPIGRTPRSNPATYTSLFDVIRDVFSQTPEAKVRGYKPGRFSFNVKGGRCEACRGDGIIKIEMHFLPDVYVPCEVCKGARYNRETLEVKYKGKSIAQVLDMVVDEAVEFFKNIPKIHRKLQILQDVGLGYIQLGQPATTLSGGEAQRVKLATELARRSTGKTLYILDEPTTGLHTADIHRLLEVLQRLVDGGDSVVVIEHNLDVIKTADYLIDLGPEGGSGGGTIVAKGTPEDIAATATSYTGQFLAPVLERGIREDRQA; this is translated from the coding sequence ATGTGGACTACATTGAAGGATTGTCGCCGGCCATTTCCATTGACCAGAAGACCACCAGCCGCAACCCCCGTTCCACCGTGGGGACGGTTACCGAAATCTACGACTATCTGCGGCTGTTGTTTGCCCGGGCCGGCCGGCCCCATTGTCCCAAATGCGGCCAGGCTATCAGTCAGCAGACGGTGGAGCAGATGGTCGATCAACTGACCGCGCTGCCGGAGGGAACCAAGCTGATTGTTATGGCTCCCGTAGTGCGTGGCAAAAAGGGCGAGCATCAAAAAATTCTCGACGATATCCGGAAAAACGGCTATGTCCGGGTGAGGATCGACGGTCAGGTACAGGATGTGACCGACGAAATCACGCTGGAAAAGAATAAGAAACATACCATTGAAGTGGTAATTGACCGCCTGGTGGTACGCGACGGAATCGGCCAGCGTATGGCCGACTCACTGGAAACGGCGCTGCAACTGGGCAAAGGTGTGGTGTTGGTTGACTTGGTGGGTGACAGGGAAGTGACGTTCAGCCAGAACTTTGCCTGCGTGGACTGTGGTATCAGTCTGCCGGAAATTGCGCCCCGCATGTTTTCCTTTAACAACCCCTTCGGCGCTTGCCCTGATTGCACCGGCTTGGGCAATAACATGGAAATCGACCCGTCGCTGGTCATTCCCGACGGCAGCAAGGCGTTTATTGACGGCGCGATCGCGGCGCTGAGCAAAAACCTGAATTCCTATTTTATGTGTCAGTTGGAAGCCGTGCTTACTCACTACGGCGCTTCGCTGTACAGTACCTGGGACAGTTTAAGTGAAGAGTTGAAGCAACTGATCATGAATGGGTCTCAGGAGGAGAAGTTCACTTTCACCTATGAGAATATGTACGGCGAGACCAAGCGTTACCATCTGCCTTTTGAAGGAGTCATTCCCCTCTTAAACCGCCGTTACCGGGAGACAGCTTCCGATTGGTCAAAGGAAGACATTGAGGAGTATATGAGCTCCAAGCCGTGCCCGACCTGTAAAGGAGCGCGGCTCAAGCCGGAAACGCTGGCTGTCCGGGTGGGCGGCAAGAATATTTATGAAGTGACTCGGCTGACCATCGTCGAATGCCGGGATTTTTTTGCCGGTTTGGTGCTGACAGAACGGGAAATGACGATTGCCCGTCAGATCCTGAAGGAAATTAATGCCCGGCTGGGCTTTTTAGTCAATGTGGGTCTTGATTATCTGACGCTGGATCGGGCGGCCGGGACGTTAAGCGGCGGCGAGGCGCAGCGTATTCGCCTGGCGACCCAGATCGGCTCCGGCCTGGTCGGGGTACTCTATATTCTGGACGAGCCCAGTATCGGACTGCATCAGCGGGATAATAACCGGCTGCTGGCCACGCTCAAGCATTTAAGGGATGTAGGCAATACCCTGCTGGTGGTTGAGCATGACGAAGATACCATGTATGCCGCCGACCATATTGTCGATATCGGTCCGGCCGCCGGCTCCGGTGGCGGGCAGATCATCGCCCAGGGTACGGTGGAAGAGATTAAAGCCTGCCGGGATTCGGTAACCGGCCAGTACCTGAGCGGCGCCAAATATATTCCCGTACCGGCTGTACGGCGCAAGCCTAACGGCAAGTGGCTGGAAGTAATCGGCGCCAGGGAAAATAACCTGAAAAAGATCAACGTCAAGTTTCCTCTGGGTGTGTTTACCGCCGTAACCGGTGTTTCCGGGTCAGGCAAGAGTACGCTGGTTAATGAAATTTTATATAAAGGGCTGGCTTCCCGGCTGTATGGCGGCAGCCGCCAGCGCCCGGGCGAGCATAACGAAATTCGTGGTATTGAGCATATTGATAAAATCATTGATATCGACCAGTCGCCGATCGGGCGGACGCCGCGCTCTAATCCGGCGACCTATACCAGCCTGTTTGACGTGATCCGCGACGTGTTCAGCCAGACGCCGGAAGCCAAGGTACGCGGCTACAAGCCGGGCCGCTTCAGCTTCAACGTAAAAGGCGGGCGATGCGAGGCCTGCCGCGGCGACGGAATTATTAAGATTGAAATGCATTTTCTGCCTGACGTTTATGTTCCCTGTGAAGTGTGCAAAGGGGCGCGTTATAACCGGGAAACGCTGGAGGTCAAGTACAAGGGCAAAAGCATTGCTCAGGTGCTGGATATGGTGGTTGACGAAGCGGTGGAGTTTTTTAAAAACATCCCGAAAATCCATCGCAAACTGCAAATTCTGCAGGATGTCGGTTTAGGCTATATTCAGTTGGGACAGCCGGCTACCACGCTGAGCGGCGGCGAGGCCCAGCGGGTCAAACTGGCTACCGAACTGGCCCGCCGCAGCACCGGCAAGACGCTGTATATTCTTGACGAGCCGACTACCGGTCTGCACACGGCTGATATTCACCGGCTGCTGGAGGTGCTGCAGCGCCTGGTGGATGGCGGTGACAGTGTGGTGGTGATTGAACACAATCTGGACGTGATTAAAACGGCCGATTATCTGATTGACCTGGGGCCGGAGGGCGGTTCCGGCGGCGGTACTATTGTCGCCAAGGGAACGCCGGAGGATATTGCCGCCACAGCGACATCCTATACCGGACAGTTTCTGGCACCGGTACTGGAACGGGGCATCAGAGAGGATCGGCAGGCATAA